CAGCTGCGGTATCAATTAAGTCAACATGACCCATAAATACTGCCCGGCAACAATAACGCTCTAGACCTAGTTCATCAAGTACTTTTTTACGGTCTTCGCCTTTCGCTACTCGTTCTTTGAATTCTTCCCAAAGGTGGCCAATTGGTTTTCCGCAACTCATGCATCGAACTGGAATGATCATTTTTATTTGCCTCTCCTTAATTTGATTTTAACGGTACGATTTTTGGCGTGTTAAACCTGACGGGTTTGACACCAAGAAATCTTATCTAACGATAAGATTTCTGCCGTGTTAAGCATGAAATGCTTGACAAACAAAAATCCTTTAACGATAGGATTTTTGTCTTTTTGCTCGCGCATTACCTTGCGTATTAGGTTTTCGAGCTTCTTTACGCCTAACATCTGCAACTAAAAGTTGTCTGTCATAATTAAGGAATGTGTCTTTTAATTTAGGAAATTTTTCAACTAGGGCGCGTGCAATTGCAAGTCGTGCTGCAATAGTTTGGCCCATAAATCCACCACCTTGTACAGTAACGCTAATATCAATTTTATCTACATTTGCTCCTGCTAAAATTAGCGGTTCTTGTAATTTTAATCGTGCAATTGTTGGTTGGAATGCAGTTACATCAAGGTTATTAATCTTCAGTTTACCGGTTCCATTCTTAAGTGTCGCTCGCGCAATTGCTTCTTTTCGTTTTCCGGTTGTTATAATTGATTTCATAATTCTTCACCTAAAGGTTTTTGATAACTTCTTCAACTGTTGTGAATTTAAGATTTGGAAGTTTGTTTGCTTCTGCATGGGGCAGTGAAACTGGTGTAACGTCTTTGAATTCTTCTGGCTTTCCTACATAACAAAGTACTCGTTTGTATGCTTCAGCTCCTTTTGCTTGTCGGTGAGGGAGCATGCCTCGAATGGTACGCCTAACGTATCTGTCGGCAACACGAGGAATGAATGGTCCTTTTGCCGGCGTTCCTCTATTTCGTCGTACCTTTGCATCTTCAATTGATTTTGCTTTTGATCCTGAGATGATTGCTTTTTCTGCATTGATTACTCTAACGTCCTCTCCTAAAAGTGCTTGTTTTGCTGCAAACGTTGCAAAACGTCCAAGTATCAAGTTAGTTGCATCTATTACTATCATTTTTATCCCATAACCCGAACCTTATTTCCTTGTGGGTTCTTTTGCATTAATTCTGTAATGGTAAGTACTTCACCTTTGTTTGCAAGAATTTTATCTTTTGCACTTTCTGAGAAACTTAGTGCAGCAACAGTGATTTTTTTAGAGAGAGCGCCCGAGCCAAGTACTTTTCCTGGCACGATGACTATTTCGCCTTCTTTTGCGAACGTATCTATTTTATAGACATTTACTTCTCGTCGAGCTCGCGTAGCTTTCTCTAAATCAGTTGCAATTCGTTTCCAAAGTTTGCTTTCTTTTTGAATTGCGAGTGTTTTAAGAGCTGTAATAAGCGCCGTCATTTGCTCGTTTTTGTTCTTTGCCATTTTGTTGAATTTTTGATTTTGTTAATTTTTGTTTGACTTTCAAAAATCTTATATTTTTGAATTTTTGTACAGTGACTGTGTTTTGATGAATGCGGGAGACGTGGTTCGAACACGCGCAAGCACTAAGCTACTAGGCTTTTGATCGCCGTAATCAGTGTTTTATACACCAACTGCCAGTCATCCTCAACCTAGCCCGTTTGACCACTCCGGCACTCCCGCGAGGAATTTTATTCCGATTAGGTGCCAGTGAATACCTTCGGGTTGCCGAAAATCTTCGATTTTCGTGCACTGAGGGATTCTAACGCGCACCCACGCGAAGGTATTTACTTAAGAGCTGCGGTAAAATCTTTCAACTGCTTTTCGTATACTTCCATTGCTCGCAAAACTATTTCTTTTGCACTTAGCGCGCCGAATGATTCAACTACAAAGACAAATACGTCTTTGTTATAGGTAATGGATATGATTTCATCTTGTACACCGGAGCATGCATCAAGGAGTTCTGGTGTATTTATCTGCTTTGCATCAATTTCTCCTTTCGCGTTAAATACTTGTAAGGGAAAGTTATCTTTAAAGGTTGCAAAGTCTTTATGTTTGTTATTGATTTTGATGATTGGTTCGTTGTAGTACCAGATAAGACCTGGATTCCATTTGCTATGTTCTTTACCAATGCCAAGCGTTGCTACTGCTTCAATTTCGAGTTGTTGTCCTTCAGTTAATTTTACAATCGGCGTTTCTGGATGAATAGGAGTTACACTTTTATCCTTACTTACCAATTCTTTTGCATAAACTGTTTTTGGTCCTTCAACGCGCAGACTAATTGCTACTTGACTGTGCGGACCATCTACTCGGTTACCGTCCTTATCAAATTTGATTGTGTATGAGTCCAGATCTGTTTTTAAAACTATTAATCCTAAACGATGTGCGATGATTTCGTCGTATAAGACAGAATCATTTCGATTGATAACAAGATTTTCAATCGCAAGGGTTGGAACTTCTCCAATCATGAGTCTTCGTAAAGTATTTGCGTATGCTGCTGATACTCCCTGCACTGTAAAACGTAACTTTGCATCGGTTTGTTCTAACACGGAGATATTCATTGTTTGTTGCCTCGCTTATACTCGTCGTCCACGTCTTCCACCTTTTTTTCGACAACCGCCGTGTGGAATTGGTGTAACATCTTCGATAAAGCCAATTCGCAGACCCATTCGCGATAATGCTCGAACTGCTGCTTGACTTCCCGGACCAGGATTCATTGGACCATTATGTCCTCCTGGAGCTCGCACTTTGATGTGTAAACCGGTAATCCCTTTTTCTTTTGCTATTTCTGCTGCTTTTTTCGCTGCAGTCATTGCTGCTGTTGGACTTGATTCTAGTCGGTGACTTTTAACAACTTGTCCACCACTTGCAAGTGCCAGTGTTTCTGTTCCGGTTACATCAGTAATATGAATGATTGTGTTGTTATATGAAGCAAAAATGTTTGCTATTCCCCATCGGATATTTGGATCGTGTCTCATGCTGATTTCTCCTCCTCTGATGGTTGTTCTTCTACTGCAGTTTCTTCAGTAACTTTCCTAAGCGCTTCTTCTTCTGCTTTTTTTACATCTTCTTCAGATGGAGCTACTTCTTCAATACCTTGCGCTTTTTCTTGAGCTTCTCGCTCAGCTTTTCTTGCTGCTTCTTCTGCAGCTTGTTTTGCTAAGAGTTCTTTTTGTGCTCGTTGTTCAGCAAGACGTTCAGTACTTGCTCGTTCTGGATGATCTTCGCTAATAAGCGGTGAAGAGACTGCAAATGAAATAGATGATTCTTCAGCAACAGTTACTAAATACGATGGCGAAGTAATTTTTTTATCTCCTACTAAAACATGTTCGTGTACAATAAATTGTCGCGCTTGTTTCACACTTCGAGACATGTCTTTTTTGAAAAGAATTGTCTGTAATCTTCGAGCCATCACATCATCAATAGTTAAACCAAGAATTTCATCAAAAGTTACTTCTCCATTTACCAAACCAAGTTCTTTTACGCGTCGAAATAAGTGTTGTGTTTCAATAACTGCTTGATCTGAATTAAGTGCAATGAGTTTTTTTGCTTGCGTTTTAAAATTCTTAAGAACAGTATCCATTTTCCAAATTTCTTTTTTGTTTCGTGTACCAAACTGTCTTGAAAGTCTTTTTTCATCATCAATTCGGCTTTTAATCCATGGATGACTAGGTGTTTGGTATTTTTTTCTGATTTTTCTTGGATCGCCCATTTTGTATTCCTAAGTAATATTTATTTTCTTGTTACTGCTCGTTTTTTTACAGCAGTAGCTTTACCTTTGTTAGGTCTAAAGTTTGATTGTGTTCGTTGACCTCGAAGCGGTAATCTCCATTGATGTCGAAGACCTCGTCGTGATTTAATTTTACGTAGTCGTTTAATATCTTGGTCTTTGTGAAAGTCAAGGTCTGATAAGAAAAGGTGTTTGGTCTCGCCTGTTTCGTAATCTTGTTGAACGTTAAAATAGTGAGTTGGGATGCCTGCTTTTGCTGGCGCATCTATAACTTGTTCTAAGGCGGTTACTTGTTTATCGTTTAATTCGCCAGTTTTGGCCATGTAGTTAATTTTTGCTGCAACACAAATTGCTCTTGCAAAGTTTTCACCGACTCCTTTAATTTTTTGAAGTGATAAATAGAGTACCTTCTCACCTTTTAGATCGGTATTACCTACACGTACAATATGTCTAAACTCAGAAGAATCCTTTTTTGATTCTTCGAGCGCCGAAAATTTCATTTTCTCGCGTTCTGCCATTTTGATTGCTCTCGAGTTAGTTTTGCGTAGAAAGAGGCTGTGTAATCGCCATTCCCTCAACGCGTGAACTCGGGATGATAAGGGTAGGAAACTTCTTGCCCTTTATAAAACCATAGGGTTGCTTGTTCAAATACCAGCAACGCTTAAATGAGTATGGGGTGGCGCCTGGGATTCCATAAAGCAAGCTCTGCTTGCGAAGGGGTGCAGGAACGTCAGTGACAGCATGTTCAAATGCCGGTTGACGCATAAATGAAAATGGGGCGGCACCCGGGATTTGAACCCGGACTAAAAGATCCACAGTCTCATGTGCTAACCAGATTACACTAATGCCACCATATACGAAGTATAAAGATACTAAGTTATACTAAGCTCTAGAAGCCAGAGGTGCTTTTTAAAGGTTTTTATAAGATAAGAGAGGGCGAAAACGACAATTATTATATATAAACCATTCATACTTCATCTCTATATATAGAAGTGATATATTATGGACTTTAAAGCAATTGAACAAAAATGGCAAGCAAAATGGGAAGATAAAAAAGTCTTCGAAGTCAAAGAAGATGACAATAAAGACAAATTTTACGTATTAGAGATGTTTCCGTATCCTTCTGGTTCTGGCCTGCATATGGGTCATGCTTTAAACTATACTATTGGCGATATCTTTGCTCGTTACAAAATTATGAACAGCTTTAATGTCTTGCATCCGATGGGTTATGATGCTTTAGGTCTTCCTGCTGAGAATGCTGCAATTAAAGAAGATACTCATCCTGAAGACTACACAAACAAATCTATTCAACATTATATTAAACAACAAAAAGCGCTCGGCTTAACCTATGATTGGACTCGCATGGTAAATACTGCAGATCCCTCATTTTACAAATGGGATCAATGGATTTTCCTCAAACTTTTCGAAAAAGGTTTAGCTTATCAAAAAGAGTCAGCAGTAAATTGGTGCCCGAAATGCGATACCGTGCTTGCTAATGAACAAGTTCATGATGGTAAATGTTGGCGCCATGAAGACACATCTGTTCAAGTTAAACAACTTCGACAATGGTTCTTTAAAACGACCGCATACGCTGAAGAACTCTACGATAGTATCGATGCATTAGACTGGCCTGAACGAACAAAAGCCATGCAAAAGAATTGGATTGGCAAAAGTTATGGTACTGAAATCTTATTTGATATTAATAAAGAACAATGGCCCATCTTTACTACACGTCCAGATACATTATTTGGCGTGACCTTTATGGTGGTGTCAGCACAGCATAAAAAATTACAATCGCTTGTAACGCCAGAACAACAAGAGGAAGTTAACAAATTTCTTAAGCAAGTTAAATCCGTTTCTGAAAAAGATTTAGAAACTATGGAAAAAATTGGCGTCTTCACAGGTAGTTATGCAACTAATCCTGCAACAGGTGAGAAGGTTCCCGTTTACGCTGGTAACTTTGTTGTTGCTGATTATGGCGCTGGTATGGTAATGGCTGTTCCTGCTCATGATCAACGCGATTTTGAATTTGCAAAAAAATATAATATTCCAATTAAACAAGTTATACAAGGAGAAATTACAGAAACGCGAGCGTTTACTGAATATGGAAAATTAATGAACTCAAATCAATTTAACAATTTAGGAACTGCAGAGGCAAAAGAGAAAATAACCGCCTGGCTTGCAGAAAAAAACGCAGGAAAACAATTTCTTAATTTCAAACTTCGTGATTGGGGAGTTTCTCGACAACGATATTGGGGAACGCCTATTCCAATTATCCACTGCGAAAAATGTGGTGCAGTTCCTGTTCCTGAAAGTGACCTTCCAATAACACTTCCTAAAGATGTAACTTTTGGTCAAGGTAATCCTTTAGCTACCAGCAAATCATTTGTTAATACTACTTGTCCAAAATGTAGCGCGCCTGCAAAAAGAGAAACGGATACTATGGATACATTCGTAAACTCTTCATGGTATTTTCTTCGCTACACAGACCCTAATAACAATAACGAAATCTTTGATAAAGATAAAGTAAATTATTGGACTCCTGTTGACATGTATATTGGCGGTGCAGAACACGCCTGTATGCATCTGATTTATTTTCGATTTTATACTAAATTCTTGCGAGACTTAGGACTCCTTAATTTTGATGAACCTGCAAAAGTATTATTCCATCAAGGAATGTTGCATGGTGAAGATGGAAATAAGATGAGTAAGTCAAGAGGCAATGTTGTTTTACCTGCGACAGTTTCAGAAAAATATGGTATTGACACGGCAAGGTTGTTCCTTGTTTCTGTTGCCGGCCCTGATAAAGACATTGACTGGAGTACTACTGGTATTGAAGGCAGTCTTCGATTGGTAAAAAAAATTGATGAATTCATTGCGAACGTTAAGTTTGGAAAAAGTAGTCCTCGAGTTGAAAGTATTGTTAATCGAACAATTGTAGAAGTAACAGAAGACATTGAAAAATTCAGATATAACTTGGCAGTAATCCAACTAAGAACGTTGTTTAATTCATTTGAATCAGAAATTGCAAAAGAAGATTTAGAAGCATTCCTTAAATTGCTTAATCCTATTTGCCCTCATATTACTGAGGAATGGTGGGAGAAAATAGGAAACAAAGATTTACTCAGCGTAGCTCCCTGGCCAAAGGCTAATGAAAATAAAATAAATCTAAGTGCTGAGATGATTTACTCATTTGATTATCAAGTAATGACAGATGTTGAGAAAGTCTTAAAACTTGCCAATATAGAAAAGCCAAGTAAAATAACATTAATTATTAGTCCAGCCTGGAAATATTTATTTTTCAAAGAACTAAAAAAAGAAATTGAAAAAACTCGTAATGGTGGTGAGCTTATCAAAAACATGATGAGTAAAGATGAGTTTAAACCTTTTGGAAAAGATGTTACGAAAATTATTCCAAGCGCGCTCAAGGACGCGAGCAAATTGCCAGAAGTTGTTCTTGATGCAAATACGGAAAAAAATGCTTTAGAAAAAAATATAGAAAAAATTGCAAGCAAGTTTAATAAGTGTAAAGTTTCTATTCTGATTGCAGAAGAAAGCAATCATCCTAAAGCAAGTCAAGCATCACCAGGAAAGCCAGCAATAGTGATAGAATAAAAAACATTCAACAACAAAAAGAGACGTGAGATAATGAAGAAAGCAGTAATTTGGGACTTGGATGGTACGCTTGTTAATTCTATTCCTGTGCATTTCAAACGACATCAGAAACTCTTTAAAGAAGAGTACAGCATTAACTTAACTAAAAAGTTTTTTGAAGAAGAGTGTAATGGTTCTCAAGAACTAGAATTCTATCATACTATTATGAAGCATTATTTGGGCAATGTTAAGCAAGTGAATGCAGCAATGAAAAAAAATCATCTTCCTAAGTATAAAGCCGACCTTTCTAAAATTAAAGTATTTCCTAACGTAAAACCACTTCTTAAAAAACTTAAAAAAGAAGGCTATTACATGGCTGTTGCTTCATCATCTCACATTACTTATGTAAAGACTATTCTAAGAAATAATGACATCATAGACTATTTTGATGTTGTTGTCTCAAGTAGCGAAGTGAAGCATTCAAAACCAAATCCAGACATATTTTTGCATGCACAAAAAAAACTAAACATTCCTAAAAAAGAGTGCATCATTATTGAAGATGCGGCCAATGGCGTAATTGCTGCTCGTCGCGCTGGTATTGATTGCCTTTGTCTCTTAACATCAGAAACGCGTGATGAAGTACCTAAGAGTGCAATCATTGTTCCAAGGCATAAAGGCTTATATCGCGCAATCAAAAAAGCACAAACAACACGATGACTCCTAAGCAATTCACAACAATTTGCGATCAATTCTTCGTTCCTAACATCATTAGAAATCATTTGCTTAGAGTCAGCGCTATTGCGTTACAGATTACTAAATACTGTAATAAAGAACTCAATAAAAATCTTATTCGCGATGCAACACTTTTGCATGACATAGGAAACATCGTCAAATCTAATGTCCATCGTTTATCAGCTTATGAAGAAAAGAGTGAAGACTTCTGGGCAGTAAAGCAAAAAGAAATCATTGAGAAGTATGGTCGTTTTGATGATGAAGCAACGGCCAATATGCTTAAAGAAATTGATATTCCAGAACAGCTCAGAAGACTCATCAGCACGGCAAAAAATGATAAGGTCTGGGATGTCGTAGAGGGTAATGATTGGAATGCAAAAATTTGTTTGTACGCTGATTATCGTGCGGGACCGGCAAGTGTGTTAACGCTGCAAGAGCGTTTTGATGATTTAGAAAGACGGTATAAACAAAAGCCTCCCGAGTTTCGTTTAACTGATGAGGAAGCAAAACGTGTGCAAGATGGTTTTAGAGCCCTTGAAAAACAACTTTTTGAAGCGTGTGACAGCAGTCCAGACGATATCTCTGAAGAGTCTATTCAAAAATTCTTACTCCTGGCGTTAATTCCTAAAAAATAGTTCTTTCTACCTCAATATTTATAAAGAAATGACTCCTCATACTCTTTGGCTAGGCCGGGTGGTTGATCCTCACCTGTCGCGTCAAATGGATCGTTGGACGGGCCGAAGCAGCGAGGGCGACAAGGATAGTGTGTCGCAGTCTTTTGGGAATTGTTGATACTCTGTCCTACTTGGTCGTTATGTTCATCAATCTGGTCAGGCCTTGACGGGAGCAGCCATACGTGATTGTATCGGTGTTTGTAGGGTTGCAGAGAGGAGAGACTCAGAAGGTATACTGTGCATGTTATTCATTGTCCACCTTGCTGCGCGCCACTTTTATTTCTATTTAACAACATGCAGTGATGAAAAGAAAATTTCTTCAAAGAAATAACAATACTAGCAGCAATACACCATATCCTGCTAAACAGCCGGCTGTAAGAAAAGGCATTGCCGGATAGAATTTATCTTTCTTGCCTTTGATAAAAAGAAGTGCAAGACTTGTTGTAACGCCTGCCAGCACAATAAGACTCAAACTAAATGCTACGAGTTTAGTAAATCCTGTTTGCAAGAGCCAAATAAGTACTGCACCCATAAAAAGAAGTGGAAAAATAATGTCGCCTCCACCAAGAATTGCTTGTCGCAGTTTCACCTTGCTACCGCTTTTCTTCTTCGCTTCTTTTTTGCTTACTAATTTTTTTGTCTTGATTTTGGACCCTTCTTCAGCGTAATTTATTGCTAGTCCTGCAAAGAGTTCTTGTTTTGATGTGAATTGTGCGAGTTTCACCATGTGTTTGCTTTTCCAGACCGCGTACGCATCATAAAGTGAAATAAGTACTAATAAGATAATGGCCCAAAAAACAGACAGTAAAGGCACAAGAAGAACAGCAAGTCCTGCGTACATAAAGAGTTCTGTAAGGTT
The window above is part of the Candidatus Woesearchaeota archaeon genome. Proteins encoded here:
- a CDS encoding DNA-directed RNA polymerase subunit N, translating into MIIPVRCMSCGKPIGHLWEEFKERVAKGEDRKKVLDELGLERYCCRAVFMGHVDLIDTAA
- a CDS encoding 30S ribosomal protein S9 yields the protein MKSIITTGKRKEAIARATLKNGTGKLKINNLDVTAFQPTIARLKLQEPLILAGANVDKIDISVTVQGGGFMGQTIAARLAIARALVEKFPKLKDTFLNYDRQLLVADVRRKEARKPNTQGNARAKRQKSYR
- the rplM gene encoding 50S ribosomal protein L13; the encoded protein is MIVIDATNLILGRFATFAAKQALLGEDVRVINAEKAIISGSKAKSIEDAKVRRNRGTPAKGPFIPRVADRYVRRTIRGMLPHRQAKGAEAYKRVLCYVGKPEEFKDVTPVSLPHAEANKLPNLKFTTVEEVIKNL
- a CDS encoding 50S ribosomal protein L18e produces the protein MAKNKNEQMTALITALKTLAIQKESKLWKRIATDLEKATRARREVNVYKIDTFAKEGEIVIVPGKVLGSGALSKKITVAALSFSESAKDKILANKGEVLTITELMQKNPQGNKVRVMG
- a CDS encoding DNA-directed RNA polymerase subunit D — protein: MNISVLEQTDAKLRFTVQGVSAAYANTLRRLMIGEVPTLAIENLVINRNDSVLYDEIIAHRLGLIVLKTDLDSYTIKFDKDGNRVDGPHSQVAISLRVEGPKTVYAKELVSKDKSVTPIHPETPIVKLTEGQQLEIEAVATLGIGKEHSKWNPGLIWYYNEPIIKINNKHKDFATFKDNFPLQVFNAKGEIDAKQINTPELLDACSGVQDEIISITYNKDVFVFVVESFGALSAKEIVLRAMEVYEKQLKDFTAALK
- a CDS encoding 30S ribosomal protein S11, translated to MRHDPNIRWGIANIFASYNNTIIHITDVTGTETLALASGGQVVKSHRLESSPTAAMTAAKKAAEIAKEKGITGLHIKVRAPGGHNGPMNPGPGSQAAVRALSRMGLRIGFIEDVTPIPHGGCRKKGGRRGRRV
- a CDS encoding 30S ribosomal protein S4, which codes for MGDPRKIRKKYQTPSHPWIKSRIDDEKRLSRQFGTRNKKEIWKMDTVLKNFKTQAKKLIALNSDQAVIETQHLFRRVKELGLVNGEVTFDEILGLTIDDVMARRLQTILFKKDMSRSVKQARQFIVHEHVLVGDKKITSPSYLVTVAEESSISFAVSSPLISEDHPERASTERLAEQRAQKELLAKQAAEEAARKAEREAQEKAQGIEEVAPSEEDVKKAEEEALRKVTEETAVEEQPSEEEKSA
- the rpsM gene encoding 30S ribosomal protein S13 translates to MAEREKMKFSALEESKKDSSEFRHIVRVGNTDLKGEKVLYLSLQKIKGVGENFARAICVAAKINYMAKTGELNDKQVTALEQVIDAPAKAGIPTHYFNVQQDYETGETKHLFLSDLDFHKDQDIKRLRKIKSRRGLRHQWRLPLRGQRTQSNFRPNKGKATAVKKRAVTRK
- the leuS gene encoding leucine--tRNA ligase, which translates into the protein MDFKAIEQKWQAKWEDKKVFEVKEDDNKDKFYVLEMFPYPSGSGLHMGHALNYTIGDIFARYKIMNSFNVLHPMGYDALGLPAENAAIKEDTHPEDYTNKSIQHYIKQQKALGLTYDWTRMVNTADPSFYKWDQWIFLKLFEKGLAYQKESAVNWCPKCDTVLANEQVHDGKCWRHEDTSVQVKQLRQWFFKTTAYAEELYDSIDALDWPERTKAMQKNWIGKSYGTEILFDINKEQWPIFTTRPDTLFGVTFMVVSAQHKKLQSLVTPEQQEEVNKFLKQVKSVSEKDLETMEKIGVFTGSYATNPATGEKVPVYAGNFVVADYGAGMVMAVPAHDQRDFEFAKKYNIPIKQVIQGEITETRAFTEYGKLMNSNQFNNLGTAEAKEKITAWLAEKNAGKQFLNFKLRDWGVSRQRYWGTPIPIIHCEKCGAVPVPESDLPITLPKDVTFGQGNPLATSKSFVNTTCPKCSAPAKRETDTMDTFVNSSWYFLRYTDPNNNNEIFDKDKVNYWTPVDMYIGGAEHACMHLIYFRFYTKFLRDLGLLNFDEPAKVLFHQGMLHGEDGNKMSKSRGNVVLPATVSEKYGIDTARLFLVSVAGPDKDIDWSTTGIEGSLRLVKKIDEFIANVKFGKSSPRVESIVNRTIVEVTEDIEKFRYNLAVIQLRTLFNSFESEIAKEDLEAFLKLLNPICPHITEEWWEKIGNKDLLSVAPWPKANENKINLSAEMIYSFDYQVMTDVEKVLKLANIEKPSKITLIISPAWKYLFFKELKKEIEKTRNGGELIKNMMSKDEFKPFGKDVTKIIPSALKDASKLPEVVLDANTEKNALEKNIEKIASKFNKCKVSILIAEESNHPKASQASPGKPAIVIE
- a CDS encoding HAD family phosphatase codes for the protein MKKAVIWDLDGTLVNSIPVHFKRHQKLFKEEYSINLTKKFFEEECNGSQELEFYHTIMKHYLGNVKQVNAAMKKNHLPKYKADLSKIKVFPNVKPLLKKLKKEGYYMAVASSSHITYVKTILRNNDIIDYFDVVVSSSEVKHSKPNPDIFLHAQKKLNIPKKECIIIEDAANGVIAARRAGIDCLCLLTSETRDEVPKSAIIVPRHKGLYRAIKKAQTTR
- a CDS encoding HD domain-containing protein — protein: MTPKQFTTICDQFFVPNIIRNHLLRVSAIALQITKYCNKELNKNLIRDATLLHDIGNIVKSNVHRLSAYEEKSEDFWAVKQKEIIEKYGRFDDEATANMLKEIDIPEQLRRLISTAKNDKVWDVVEGNDWNAKICLYADYRAGPASVLTLQERFDDLERRYKQKPPEFRLTDEEAKRVQDGFRALEKQLFEACDSSPDDISEESIQKFLLLALIPKK